The region tgtttttgcatCTGTAaaaagtaagtttttttttttttttttttcaattcttatATTGTGCTTCCTTCAGACACTAGGTGGCGCACAAGACAAGCTCATTGACTGCAGCTGCTCTTTGTATTCTATTACAGGATGAAGTGTCCCCTGGCCAGCACCAACAAGCGCTTTCTGATCAATACCATTAAGAACACGCTGCCTCCTGATAGGGAGAAGCACAGCAGAACACAGGAGGAAAAGGATACCGGAGACCACAGCGGGCAACAGAGGCATTCAGGAAAGCACAGTTCACATCCCTATAAGAGGAGCGAGGACTCAAGGAAAGATAAGAAGGGGTCTCCATCCTCAAGCGAGAGCACAAGGCATAGACCGTCCAGGAAAGACGGCAAGAGACGATAGCTCCGAAGGGATGAAGCAATAAGGCTCGGACTGTTATCAGTTTGCAATATGCAGGGTATTAATAGTCGGTCTGATCTGACTCTTAAGCTTGGCAGTGACTGTTCTGTGTTATAAAAGCTTTCACTACAAATATTACCTGCACTCGTTTGGGGGGTATGAAGGGCAGCGAGACTCATCGATCAGGGgtgtaaggttgggttcacactacgtttttgccatcatgtgtgtgcatccgttttggttcgtttttccattgaattccattattaaaaaaaaaaaaaacggatccgtttttttaacctacacaaaaacgtagtcaacctcatttttgggccctaaaaaaacaaacaaaacaaaaacggtTCCGTTTTGaatgaatccgttttgatccgtttttttataatggaattcaatggaaaaaacgtatcaaaacggatGCTTACTCATCcactttttccatccatttttcccaaaaagcggattgcaaaaacgtggtgtgaacccaggctaagcAATGCATGACCATCAGGATCTTGGGG is a window of Dendropsophus ebraccatus isolate aDenEbr1 chromosome 5, aDenEbr1.pat, whole genome shotgun sequence DNA encoding:
- the POLR1D gene encoding protein POLR1D, which encodes MKEDELERKAVEELLKEAKRGKDRAETMGPMGWMKCPLASTNKRFLINTIKNTLPPDREKHSRTQEEKDTGDHSGQQRHSGKHSSHPYKRSEDSRKDKKGSPSSSESTRHRPSRKDGKRR